In the Haloferula helveola genome, one interval contains:
- a CDS encoding DUF1800 domain-containing protein produces the protein MRAHLSILLLSLGPVTAASEDFDALAPGPLPAADWSVKWVDSPSTQQNLLQVAGGSGAGGTNGVEIDAAVVESNYDATYLHAVAGGSYSVSASFRMTIGSGVPDQANHNCFGVSLSTTPNWWDGDSIGLFLSRRDGGKRFGISGIGSDAANPQSWQQKGWEANSEIGLPGTLPGTTATSEWLNLKLTVTPTGGADGLGRPLWDVLGEVRNESGTVIFSHLVEGRVITSSAGNPNDPAATPIFSPGQNLYGTIEIPWISTGSYKVLEMGQVPSLQVDDFEVAASFVAPELPMHGLTTDPGGEDRDGNGLPDLWEALYGAWDVDPSADSDGDGMRNGDEAGFGTDPFDPTSLLEARMVRDAGGLSLRWTHLDLRPGQPESSTDLGQADAWTAFPGVPVIDGGEWKLPLGAADSRRFFRIGSAETDGDGDGVPDWIEPMLGFLSGPGGAESARLPRSYDTDGDEIPDTTLSGDLAAFNEIYRSSEPGTRMTRAQAARFLIQSTFGPADIAEIDRVAGIGVESWIEEQIALPPSLTEPYMIAIKDDWTNGTADPALAGYSSNETIVFGHNFVTPWARNALSAPDQLRQRVAWALSQILVTSRGGPMLANQGQAVAHYYDLLVQNAFGNYEDLLREVSLSPLMGHYLSHLGNRKSDPSIERYPDENFAREIMQLFSIGLWELHPDGTRKTDAFGEPIPTYDNGDITELARVFTGTHYAANNFGGGWRDDGRYMTAPMKVFASEHDFDPKTVVTGNGTKHTIPARGASDANALQDVADAVHQLVLHPNTAPFISRQLIQFLVTSNPSPQYVQRVASVFSDNGVGVTGDLEAVVRAILTDDEARDPLQHLAIGHFGQLREPTVRLMHLSRVLKIGRHDNLLWWDWGTYTEVSLQDPMHSPSVFNYFRPDFRLFGDLAERQLDSPAFGIVNSYSSVSFPNWLWRTCNVGFKHPNGDQYYPEQSEDLSELEALAGNIPALLDRLSLYYCGGTLGATSRQTITTSLEAESDLTERARLAAYLVLVAPEGSCLK, from the coding sequence GTGAGAGCACATCTTTCCATCCTGCTACTGTCGTTGGGCCCTGTAACGGCCGCCAGTGAGGATTTCGACGCCCTTGCTCCGGGTCCGCTTCCGGCCGCGGACTGGTCGGTGAAATGGGTGGATAGCCCTTCGACCCAGCAGAACCTGCTGCAGGTCGCGGGCGGGTCGGGTGCCGGCGGCACGAACGGAGTGGAGATCGATGCGGCGGTCGTTGAAAGCAACTACGACGCGACCTATCTGCACGCGGTTGCCGGTGGAAGCTACTCGGTTTCCGCGAGTTTCCGGATGACGATCGGGAGCGGTGTGCCGGACCAGGCGAACCACAATTGCTTCGGGGTCAGCCTCAGCACGACACCGAACTGGTGGGATGGCGACTCGATCGGGCTGTTCCTTTCCCGGCGCGACGGCGGGAAGCGGTTCGGGATCTCGGGAATCGGATCGGACGCGGCGAACCCGCAGTCATGGCAGCAGAAGGGGTGGGAAGCCAACTCCGAGATCGGGCTGCCCGGAACGTTGCCGGGGACGACCGCCACCAGCGAGTGGCTCAACCTGAAACTCACCGTCACGCCGACCGGCGGTGCGGACGGCCTCGGACGTCCGCTGTGGGACGTGCTGGGTGAGGTGCGGAACGAGTCGGGAACCGTGATCTTTTCCCATCTGGTCGAGGGTCGGGTCATCACCAGCAGTGCGGGCAATCCCAACGATCCCGCTGCGACACCGATCTTCTCTCCTGGCCAGAATCTCTACGGAACCATCGAGATCCCATGGATCAGCACCGGCAGCTACAAGGTGCTCGAAATGGGGCAGGTCCCTTCGCTCCAGGTCGACGACTTCGAGGTGGCCGCAAGCTTTGTGGCTCCGGAGCTTCCGATGCACGGTCTGACCACGGATCCGGGCGGCGAGGACCGCGATGGCAACGGTTTGCCCGACCTGTGGGAAGCCCTCTACGGAGCGTGGGACGTCGATCCCTCGGCCGACTCGGACGGTGACGGCATGAGGAACGGGGACGAGGCGGGGTTCGGGACCGATCCGTTCGATCCGACGAGCCTTCTCGAAGCAAGGATGGTGAGAGATGCGGGTGGCTTGTCGCTGCGCTGGACGCATCTGGATCTGCGTCCGGGGCAGCCGGAGAGTTCTACCGATCTGGGGCAAGCCGATGCGTGGACCGCATTTCCCGGAGTGCCGGTCATCGACGGGGGCGAGTGGAAGTTGCCGCTGGGTGCGGCGGATTCCCGGCGCTTCTTCCGGATCGGATCTGCGGAGACGGACGGTGATGGCGATGGGGTTCCGGACTGGATCGAACCCATGCTCGGCTTCCTCAGCGGGCCGGGAGGGGCGGAGTCCGCGAGGCTTCCGAGGTCGTATGACACCGACGGAGACGAGATTCCGGACACAACACTCAGTGGCGACCTTGCCGCTTTCAACGAGATCTACCGTAGCTCGGAACCCGGAACCCGAATGACCCGGGCGCAGGCGGCGCGGTTCCTGATCCAGTCAACCTTCGGACCGGCGGACATCGCCGAGATCGACCGGGTGGCGGGCATCGGGGTGGAGTCGTGGATCGAGGAGCAGATCGCTCTGCCTCCGAGTCTGACGGAGCCCTACATGATCGCGATCAAGGACGACTGGACGAACGGCACGGCCGATCCGGCTCTGGCCGGCTACTCCAGCAACGAGACGATCGTCTTCGGGCACAACTTCGTGACGCCGTGGGCGCGCAACGCGTTGTCGGCACCGGACCAGCTTCGCCAGCGGGTCGCATGGGCGCTTAGCCAGATCCTCGTGACCTCGCGGGGCGGTCCGATGCTGGCGAACCAGGGACAGGCGGTCGCCCACTACTACGACCTGCTGGTCCAGAACGCCTTCGGGAACTACGAGGATCTGCTCCGTGAGGTCTCGCTGAGCCCGCTGATGGGGCACTACCTCAGCCACTTGGGAAACCGCAAGTCCGACCCGTCGATCGAGAGGTATCCGGACGAGAACTTCGCGCGTGAGATCATGCAGCTTTTCAGCATCGGCTTGTGGGAGCTCCACCCGGACGGAACCCGCAAAACGGATGCCTTTGGAGAACCGATCCCGACCTACGACAACGGTGACATCACTGAGCTGGCACGCGTGTTCACGGGCACCCACTACGCGGCCAACAATTTCGGCGGCGGCTGGAGAGATGACGGTCGCTACATGACGGCGCCGATGAAGGTCTTCGCCTCGGAGCACGACTTTGATCCGAAGACGGTGGTCACCGGAAATGGCACCAAGCACACGATTCCGGCGCGCGGCGCTTCGGATGCGAACGCGCTGCAGGATGTCGCGGACGCCGTTCATCAGCTCGTGCTGCATCCGAACACGGCTCCGTTCATCTCCCGGCAGTTGATCCAGTTCCTCGTTACTTCGAATCCTTCACCGCAGTATGTCCAGCGGGTGGCATCCGTGTTCTCCGACAACGGCGTAGGCGTGACCGGCGATCTTGAAGCGGTGGTCAGGGCGATCCTGACGGACGACGAGGCGCGGGATCCGCTGCAGCATCTTGCGATCGGGCATTTCGGCCAGCTCCGCGAGCCGACCGTGCGTCTGATGCATCTCTCCCGCGTGCTGAAGATCGGCCGCCACGACAACCTTCTATGGTGGGACTGGGGAACCTACACGGAGGTCTCGCTCCAGGACCCGATGCACTCGCCATCGGTGTTCAACTACTTCCGTCCGGACTTCCGGCTCTTCGGGGACCTGGCGGAACGCCAGCTGGACTCGCCTGCGTTCGGAATCGTCAATTCCTATTCGTCCGTGTCGTTTCCGAACTGGCTGTGGCGCACCTGCAATGTCGGGTTCAAACATCCCAACGGTGACCAGTATTATCCCGAGCAGTCGGAAGACCTGAGCGAGCTTGAGGCACTTGCCGGCAACATCCCGGCACTCCTCGACCGCTTGTCGCTCTACTACTGCGGAGGCACGCTGGGAGCAACCAGTCGTCAAACGATCACGACCTCTCTCGAGGCCGAATCCGATCTGACCGAACGGGCCCGGCTGGCGGCCTACCTTGTCCTCGTCGCTCCCGAGGGCTCGTGCCTGAAATGA
- the galB gene encoding beta-galactosidase GalB translates to MQVIRLLAVVFGVVVATAAEKNSFNDGWRFLTGPAEGAETTAFDDSGWREVRVPHDWAIEGPFDVKYNARSGGLPIHGTGWYRKRFEIPEDQRGKRVAIEFDGAMYDAHVWVNGHFAGHRPFGYVGFEFDVTRYLNTDGGNVIAVRLQPEDLSSRWYPGAGLYRNVWIRYRQETHVSHWGTTVTTPTVAANSAEVCARTRLEHHGDEPIALRLETRVLDPSGKEVGSASSPVEVQPEETATVTHTMEISEPQRWDLETPRLYTVVSTVLTGGVAVDRTETPFGIRTITYKAGEGFYLNGRHVRLNGVCMHHDLGALGAAVNRRATERQLEIMKEMGVNAIRTSHNPPSPEQLELCDRLGLLVQVEAFDCWQMAKVPNGYNKFFDAWHERDLRDMIRRDRNHPSVIMWSIGNEILEQSKKDGWKLARHLHRICKDEDPTRLTSAGFNYYPASVTNGLAAEVDIPGFNYKPLAYAEVRRQHPEWHVLGSETSSCVSSRGVYHLPIEKYERADDNQVTSYDLIGPVWAYPPDIEFMALEGSPAVIGEFVWTGFDYLGEPTPYGGRDNSTDGYWNDDWPSRSSYFGTVDLCGFPKDRYFLYQSQWRDVREFPMVHVLPHWNWEGSGHERIPVYVYTNASEAELFLNGESLGRKRKGRDKPPLKVDFKNWTAGDYETPYRLRWEVPFQPGELKVVAFEDGKAVAEDVRRTAGPAAAISLVADRETIAGDGSDLSFVTVAVTDKDGVPCPTADDLIRFSVEGSGEIVAVDNGNAASTEPFQASQRKAFSGMALVILRATKNSPGRIKLTATGEGLRPASIVVTSN, encoded by the coding sequence ATGCAAGTGATCCGACTTCTTGCGGTGGTCTTCGGCGTCGTTGTCGCGACGGCTGCCGAGAAGAATTCGTTCAATGACGGCTGGCGCTTCCTGACCGGTCCTGCGGAGGGCGCAGAGACGACGGCATTCGATGACTCAGGGTGGCGCGAAGTGCGGGTTCCCCACGACTGGGCGATCGAAGGGCCGTTCGATGTGAAGTACAACGCCCGCAGTGGCGGACTTCCGATTCATGGAACCGGCTGGTATCGGAAGCGCTTCGAGATTCCCGAAGACCAACGCGGGAAGCGCGTCGCGATCGAGTTCGACGGGGCCATGTACGACGCGCATGTCTGGGTCAACGGACATTTCGCCGGGCACCGGCCCTTCGGCTACGTCGGGTTCGAGTTCGACGTCACAAGGTATCTCAACACGGATGGCGGAAATGTCATCGCGGTGCGGCTGCAGCCCGAGGATCTCAGTTCAAGATGGTACCCCGGGGCCGGGTTATACCGGAACGTGTGGATTCGTTACCGACAGGAGACGCACGTGTCCCACTGGGGGACGACGGTGACGACACCGACGGTCGCCGCCAACTCAGCCGAGGTCTGCGCACGCACGCGGCTTGAGCATCATGGCGATGAACCTATCGCGCTCCGGCTCGAGACGCGTGTTCTTGACCCGTCGGGGAAAGAAGTCGGGTCGGCCTCTTCACCGGTCGAGGTGCAGCCGGAAGAAACCGCCACGGTCACCCACACGATGGAGATCAGCGAGCCACAGCGGTGGGATCTGGAAACTCCGCGACTCTATACGGTGGTCTCGACGGTTCTGACCGGAGGTGTCGCGGTCGACCGGACGGAGACGCCTTTCGGAATCCGCACGATCACATACAAGGCCGGTGAGGGCTTCTATCTCAACGGGCGCCACGTCCGGCTGAACGGGGTGTGCATGCACCATGACCTCGGTGCTCTCGGCGCGGCCGTCAACCGGCGGGCGACCGAGCGGCAACTGGAGATCATGAAAGAGATGGGGGTGAACGCGATCCGGACGTCCCACAATCCGCCCTCGCCCGAGCAACTGGAGCTTTGCGACCGGCTTGGTCTTCTCGTCCAGGTCGAGGCGTTTGACTGCTGGCAGATGGCGAAGGTGCCGAACGGCTACAACAAGTTTTTCGACGCGTGGCATGAGCGGGACCTGCGCGACATGATCCGGCGCGACCGCAATCATCCCAGTGTGATCATGTGGTCGATCGGCAATGAAATTCTCGAACAGTCGAAGAAGGACGGATGGAAGCTGGCGAGGCATTTGCACCGGATTTGCAAGGACGAGGATCCGACCCGTTTGACCTCCGCCGGGTTCAACTACTATCCGGCATCGGTTACCAACGGTCTCGCCGCCGAGGTGGATATCCCCGGATTCAACTACAAGCCTCTGGCCTACGCCGAGGTCCGGCGTCAGCACCCGGAGTGGCACGTGCTCGGGTCGGAGACCTCGTCGTGCGTGTCGTCCCGTGGCGTTTACCATCTGCCGATCGAGAAGTACGAGAGGGCGGACGACAACCAGGTCACTTCCTATGACCTGATCGGGCCCGTGTGGGCGTATCCGCCGGATATCGAGTTCATGGCACTGGAGGGGAGTCCCGCGGTGATTGGCGAGTTCGTGTGGACGGGATTCGACTATCTCGGCGAGCCGACACCCTACGGCGGAAGGGACAACTCGACGGATGGATACTGGAATGACGACTGGCCCTCGCGTTCCTCCTACTTCGGGACGGTGGATCTTTGCGGATTTCCGAAGGACCGCTACTTCCTCTATCAATCCCAATGGAGAGATGTCCGGGAGTTTCCCATGGTTCACGTCCTGCCCCATTGGAACTGGGAAGGCAGTGGTCATGAACGGATCCCGGTTTATGTGTACACGAATGCCTCGGAGGCAGAGTTGTTCCTCAACGGCGAGTCGCTCGGGCGCAAGCGCAAGGGACGGGATAAGCCGCCTCTCAAGGTGGATTTCAAGAACTGGACTGCGGGCGACTATGAGACCCCTTACCGGTTGCGCTGGGAGGTGCCTTTCCAACCCGGTGAGCTGAAGGTGGTCGCCTTCGAGGATGGCAAAGCGGTTGCCGAGGACGTTCGCCGAACCGCTGGACCTGCTGCCGCGATATCGCTGGTCGCGGACCGGGAGACCATTGCGGGTGACGGGTCGGATCTTTCTTTCGTGACCGTGGCGGTGACCGACAAGGACGGCGTTCCCTGTCCGACGGCCGACGATCTCATCCGTTTCTCGGTCGAGGGGAGTGGAGAGATTGTCGCGGTGGACAACGGCAATGCGGCTTCGACCGAACCTTTCCAAGCCAGCCAAAGGAAAGCGTTCTCGGGAATGGCCCTGGTGATTCTCAGGGCGACGAAGAACAGTCCGGGTCGCATCAAACTCACCGCAACCGGTGAGGGACTTCGCCCGGCCAGCATCGTGGTGACATCGAATTGA
- a CDS encoding type II secretion system protein — protein MNRTQKPSGFTLIELLVVIVIVAALSSLVFLGVKRAVSGAKSAKSVSNLKQISLGIESIMADGVQNGHNIRGTYPPYAGWIKSPVWAQFNLYELLGEEAGLCQLEGNKYSWSVHPSETFLQNPLSEHKLCGDTPIVSIENATFKAGEGLRGGYAYNHLIEGWVGPATPEEKVKGTRAHRIKRPASIILVAEQNPDKGAIWFGPYANAIPQGTYKDKTHCLMVDGHVELIDNTKLADLDEAKRLMKP, from the coding sequence ATGAACAGAACCCAGAAACCCTCCGGTTTCACGCTGATCGAACTCCTGGTGGTCATCGTGATTGTCGCCGCTCTCTCAAGTCTCGTCTTCCTCGGCGTCAAGCGAGCCGTCTCGGGCGCCAAGTCGGCCAAGTCCGTCTCGAACCTCAAGCAGATCAGTCTCGGAATCGAATCGATCATGGCGGACGGCGTGCAGAACGGCCACAACATACGGGGAACGTATCCGCCGTACGCCGGCTGGATCAAATCGCCGGTGTGGGCGCAGTTCAATCTCTACGAACTGCTCGGAGAAGAAGCGGGTCTTTGCCAGCTTGAGGGGAACAAGTACAGCTGGTCGGTCCATCCTTCGGAAACCTTCCTGCAGAACCCTCTCTCGGAGCACAAGCTCTGTGGCGACACTCCGATCGTAAGCATCGAGAATGCAACCTTCAAGGCGGGTGAGGGGCTGCGTGGAGGTTACGCCTACAACCATCTCATTGAAGGATGGGTCGGGCCGGCGACTCCTGAAGAGAAAGTCAAAGGCACGCGGGCCCACCGCATCAAACGCCCTGCGAGTATCATTCTCGTGGCAGAGCAGAATCCCGACAAGGGCGCGATCTGGTTCGGACCCTATGCCAACGCGATCCCGCAGGGCACTTACAAGGACAAGACCCATTGCCTGATGGTGGACGGCCACGTCGAGCTGATCGACAACACCAAGCTGGCGGATCTCGACGAGGCCAAGCGGCTGATGAAGCCGTAG